The Acidobacteriota bacterium nucleotide sequence GCGCGGCCGGCACCGCCGTGCCGGCGCGCGCGGGCGGCCCCCCGCGGCCCCGCCGCGCGGTCCGGTTGGTGGTTGTGGTGCGGGGTGGCGGCCCGCGCCCCCCCCCCCCCCACCACCGGGGTGACCGGCAGGCTGCCGGCGAGGCTCTCGGTGGAGGCGTAGGTGGTGGTCTCCGTCGGACCATAGCCGTTGATCACCTCGGGCGCCGCCGCACCGAGAGCGAGCAACTTCCACGACAGGGCGGGATCGAGGCCTTCGCCACCGGTGAGCACGTGCTCGAGGCCGGCGAGGGTCTCCGGCGCCTCCCGCGCCACCTCGTGCAGCAGAGCGGTGGTCAGGAACAGACTGGTCACCTGGTGGTCCTGCAGGGCGCGCTGCAGACGGGCCGGCGAGAGGGTGACATCGGGCTCGAGCACCACCAGGGTGGCGCCGGCGACCAGCGCCCCCCAAATCTCGAGGGTGGCGGCATCGAAGGAGACATTCGAGCCTTGCGCCATGCGGTCCCCCGGCCCGAGCGCGAGGAAGCGATTCTCGCGCACCAGACGATCGACGCCCCGGTGGGTCACCATCACCCCTTTGGGGCGACCGGTCGAGCCGGAGGTGTACATCACGTAGAGCAGATCGTCGCCGCCAGGCGGCGCAGGAAGTGACGGGGCGCCGGGCGGCGCAGGAAGTGTCGGGGCGCCGGGTGATGGCTCCGCCACCAGCCGGCGAATCTCGTCGCTGGTCAGGACCGCCTGGCGACCGGAAGACCAGGTGGGGGTCGTGTCGGCGATCAACCAACGACAACCGGCATCCTGCAGGAAAAAGCGCAGCATGGTTTCGGGATGGGCCGGATCGAGCGGTACGTAAGCGCCTCCGGCCTTGACCACGGCCAGCATCGCCACCACCCAATCGGCCGACCGGGGCCACAGAATGGCGACCCGCTCGGCCGGCTCGAGGCCCCGCCGCAGCAGCTCCCGGGCGAGGCTGGCGCTGCGCCGATCGAGCTCGCCATAGGTCAGGGAGAGATCTCCCTCGACCACCGCCACCGCCTGCGGGTGGTCGCGCACCCATCGCTCCACCAGGGCGAGCAGCGAGTCCCCTTCGAGCGGCCGGCGCGCCCGGTCGTTCCATTCCCGCAACACCTGATGGCGCTGCCCCGCCGAGAGCAGCGGCAAGCGCTGCACCGGGGTCGCCGGCTGGTGCACTAGAGCACTCAGCAGGCGCAGCCACTGCCGACCCCAGCGCTGCACGGTGGTGTCGTCGAAAAGACAGCGACGCCACGACCACTGGGCCTCCCAAGGGCCATCGCCGGTCGCCACCATGAGGGTGAGATCGAACTTCTCGCGACCGCTGTCGAGGGTCCTTCCGGCGACTTCCAGGGCGCCGGCCCAGGGCGGGCTGGCGAGCTCTTCATCGCGCAGCGCGAACATCACCTGGAAGAGCGGCGACCGGCCCGGATCGCGCTCCGGAGCCAGCTCCTCCACCAGGCGATCGAAGGGCACTTCACGATGGCGATGGGCCTCCAGAACCAGCCGGCCCACGGCCCGCAGGAAGGCCTCGCCGGTGTCGGCGGCGGCGAGATCCGGCACCAGCACCAGCGTGTTGACGAAGAAGCCGAGAAGGCCATCGAGCTCGGGCCGGTCGCGTCCCGAGACGGGGGTACCGAAGGCCGGCCGACGGCGCCCCGTGAGGCGACCCAAAAAGGCCGACAGAGCCGCCGCCAAGACCATGAAAGGAGTCACCCCGAGGGCCTGGGCACGGGTCTCGATGGCGACCCGGAGATCCTCCGGAATCGTCACGGCGCAGTGCCGTGAGGCAGTCTCGGGAATCGCCGGACGGGGCCGATCGAAGGGCAGCTCGAGGGGCGGCAAGGCGGCGAGCTGACGACGCCACCAGGCCAACGAGTCGGCGAGATCGGTCGCCGCCAGACGCTCTTGCTGCCAGGCTGCGTAGTCGCCGTAGTGCAGCTCGAGAGGCGGCAGGGGCGGTCCATCGGCGCCGGTCGCCAGACCGTAGAGATGGCGCAGATCGGCGAGCAGGATGGCGGTCGAGGCACCGTCCGAAACGCTGTGATGCTGATTGATCAGGAGCTCGTGGCGTTGGTCCGCCAGACGCAGCAGCAGAACCCGCGCCAGCGGCCCGCTGCGCAGATCGAAGGGCCGCTCCGCTTCCGCCGTCGCCAGCCGCAGCGCCTCCCGGCGACGTCGAGACTCCGGCAGCGCGACCAGGGAAACTTCCGGGACCGTTTGCCGAGACCAGGCCACAACCCGCTGCCAGGGACGACCATCGTCTTCCTGAAACACCGTCCGCAGCACCCGATGACGGCGGCGTAGGGCGTTCCAGGCGGCCGCCAAGGCGGCGCCGTCGACCGCCCCCTCGAGGGTCAGGGCCAGGGGGATGTTGTAGGACGGATCGCCCGGGCTCAGCTCGTCGAGAAACCACAAGCGCTGCTGCGCCGAGCTCGCCGGGATGGCAGCGTCCTCGGGCAACGGTCGCAAAGGCTGCCCGAGGGCCGTCGGCGGCGCCGCTTCGAGGCGCCGCGCCAGGCCGACGACGGTGGGCTCCTCGAAGAGCTCCGCCACCGGCAGGTCGACCCCGAAGTGCTGCCGTACCCTGCCCAGCATGCGGGTCGCCAACAGCGAGTGTCCTCCGAGGTCGAAGAAGCTGGCGGCGACATCGACCGTCTCGAGCTCGAGCAGCTCCTGCCAGATCTCGACCAGAGCCGCTTCGCTGACGGTCCGGGGACCGCTGCCGGTGGCAGACTCGGCGGCCCTCTCCAGCGGTTGCCGGGCGAGAGCGCGTCGGTCGAGCTTGCCGTTGGGAGTCCGCGGCAGGTGGTCGCGCAGCAGGATCCTCGACGGCACCATGAAGGCCGGCAGTCGCGCCGCCAGCTCGGCCCGCAGCCGCGCCTCCTCGGCTTCTTCCGGCATCGCTTCGCGGTGCGGCACCGCATAGGCGACCAAGCGCCGGCGGTCCCCTTCCCCGACTGCCACCACCGCACCGTCGGCCAGCGCCGGCAAGGCCGTCAAACGCGCCTCGACCTCGCCGAGCTCGACCCGGAACCCGCGCACCTTGACCTGATCGTCGGCTCGACCGAGGAAGTCGAGACCGCCGGCCGGCAGCCAGCGCACCAGATCGCCGGTGCGGTAGAGGCGTTCCCCCTGGCCCCAGGGGTCGGGCCGGAAGGACTCGGCGGTGCGCCGCGGGCGGTCGAGGTAGCCCCGCGCCAGGGCGGTGCCGGCGAGATAGAGCTCCCCCGGCGAACCCAACGGCACCGGCCGCAGGCCGGCATCGAGCACCCGCGCCCGAAATCCCGCCAAGGGGCGACCGATGGGAGGTCGCTGCGCCGCCTTCGGCGGTCCTGCGACGACCTCGAAGGAGGCGCAGATAGTGGTCTCCGTCGGCCCGTAGGCGTTGACGAAGCAACGTCCCGATGCCCAACGGCGAGCCGTCTCCGGCGGGCAGGCCTCCCCCGCCACCAGCACCGTCGAGAGCCCCGGCAAGGCGGCGGGATCCATCGCCGCCAGGGCCGACGGCGGCACCGTCAGATGGCTGATCTGACGCCGCGACAGCAGAGCCTCGAGGTTCCTCCCGGGCAGTCGCTCCTCGGCCGGCGCGAACACCAGCGTGGCGCCGCTGGCCCAAGACATCAACAGCTCGGCCACCGAGGCATCGAAGCTCGGCGACGCCATCTGCAGAACCCGAGCGCCGGGTTGCGCTGCAAAGTGCTGCGCCATCTCGGCAGCGAAGGCGCCGAGTCCGCGATGGCTGACCTGGGTGCCCTTGGGCCGGCCGGTGGAGCCCGAGGTGTAGATGACGTAGGCGAGATCGTCGACCGTCGTCGGTGAATCTTCGATCTCCTGCGGTGGCACCGAGCGGCAAAGGTCGGCGAAGGAAAACACCTCACCGGCAAAGGCCTCGACCGCGCCCGTGGCGATCGCCCAGCGGGCGCCGCTGTCCTCCATCATCCAAGCGATGCGCTCGGCCGGATAGGCGGGATCGACCGGCACGAAGGCGCCGCCGGCACGCCACACCGCCAGGGCCGAGATCGCCCAAGGGGCACCACCGGACAGCACGAGAGCCACCAGCGACTCGCGACCGATTCCGTGGCGTCGTAGCTGCCGGGCCATTCGACCACTGAGGCGCCAAAGGTCGGCGAAGCTCTGCTGCTCGACGCCGTCGCTCCAGGCGAGGGCGTCGGGGGTGGCGTCGACCCAGCGGCGCACCAGCTCCGGATAGGTCCGGGGTGAGGGCGCCACGGGAGCCGTCGCCAGCTCGTGGAGGAGCTGATGACGCTGCGCCGGCGACAGCAGCGGCAGCTCGGCGAGCCTCTGGTCTGGCGCCTCGACACCGGCCGAGAGCAAACGCAGATAGGCCTCGGCCCAACGCCGCATGGTCACCTCGTCGAACAGCTCCGGGCGATACTCGAAGCGACCCCGGAAGCGGTCACCGACCTGCTCGACCTCGAAGGTGAGATCGAGCTTGGCGGGGACGGCGTCCTCCGCCAGCTCCCCGAGGGGCGACAGCTCGAGGGCCGGTCGGGGCAGGTTCTGGAGCACGAACAGCACCTGCACCAGCGGCGTCTGGCGGAGATCGCGCACCGGAGCCAGCGCCTCCACCAGCTCCTCGAAGGGCAGGTCTTGATCGGCAAAGGCCGCCAGCGAGCGCCGCCGGGTGGCGGTCAGCAGGTCGGCGAAGGCCGCTTCCGGAGGCAGCTCCGCCCGCAGCACGAGGGTATTGACGAAGAAGCCCAGCAGGCCTTCGAGCTCGGGCCGGCGACGGCCGGCGACGGGACTGCCGACGGCGAGGTCTCGTCGCCCCGTCCAGCGCCCCAGGCAAGCCTGGAAGACCGCCAGCAGCACCATGAAGGGGGTTTCTCCGCGGCCCTCCGCAAAGGCCACGAGACCCTTGCCCAGATCCTCTGGGAAGGGGAATCTCCAAACCGCTCCGCGGCCCCCCGGCAAAGCGTTCCGCCGGCGGTCGGTGGGCAGCTCGAGGGGCTCGAGGTCGGCCAGCCGGCGGCGCCAGCGGGCGAGCAGCCGGCGCCGTCTCTCTCCGGCCAACCACCGGCGCTGCCAGGCGGCATAGTCGTCGTACTGCAGCCCCAAGGCAGGGAGAGCCGCGCCCTGCAAGAGCTGCTTCAGCTCGCCGACCAGGACCTCGAGAGACCAGCCGTCGGTGATGATGTGGTGCTGCACCAGAAAGAGTGTCCGACCGGCAGCGCTGTGCAGCAGGGCGGCGCGCAGCAACGGGCCGGCGGCGAGGTCGAAAGGCTCACCGACCAGCCAGCGCGCCGCGCGGCGCTCTTCCTCGGCGCCGCAGTCCGGCGGCAAAGCCGTGAGGTCGATCTCCGGCAGAGTCTCCAAGACGTCGCGCCGCTCGCCCAGGGACTCATCTTCGGGAAAGGTCGTACGCAGCACCCGGTGGCGGGCGACGATGGCGCCGAGGGCCGCCGCTACCGCCGCCGGCGAAGCCATCGTCGGCAGGCGAACGGCGAGCGGCACGTTGTAGGCGGTGCTCTGCGGATCGAGTCGGTCGAGAAACCACAACCGGCGCTGGGCGAAGGAATGCCGTGGAGCTTCTTCGGCCGACCGGGGGATGAGCTCGGGATAGCTGTCCGAACCGGCCTCTGCCGGCCCGGCGAAGCGCCGCGCCAGGGCCGCGATGGTGCGCTCCTCGAAGAGCGCCGCGAGCTCGACTTCCCGCCCCAGCGCCCGGCCCATGCGTGCCGCCAGGCGAGTCGCCACCAGGGAATGCCCGCCGAGGGCGAAGAAGTCGTCCTCGACTCCGACCTCTTCGAGGCCGAGCACTTCGCACCAGATCGCCGCGATCGTCGCTTCGCGCTCATCGCGCGGCGCCACCAGCTCCCCTTCGAGGGAGTCTCGACGCCAGTCCGGCACCGGCAGCGCGCGGCGATCGACCTTGCCGCTGGGGGTCAGGGGCAAGGCCTCGAGACGCACCACCGCAGACGGCACCATGTAATCCGGCAGACGCTGCCGCAGCGGCGCGACGAGGTCCCTCGACGAATGCTCGGCGGCGGCCACCAGATAGGCCACCAGGCGCTGCTGGCGGGCCCCGGCCACCGCCTTCACGGCGCCGGCGCGCACTCGCGGATCGTCTTCGAGGGCCGCTTCGACCTCCCCCACCTCGACCCGGAAGCCGCGAACCTTGACCTGACCGTCGAGGCGACCGAGGAACTCGAAGCCACCGACCTCGGCACGGCGCGCCAGGTCGCCGGTGCGATAGAGGCGACCTCCGGCCCGACCGGAGAAGGGATCGGGCACGAAACGCTCGGCGGTCAGCGCCGGGCGGCCGAGGTAGCCGCGCGCCGGCGCCTGCCCTCCGATCAGCAGCTCGCCTTGCTCCTGTGCACGGCCGCCGGCATCGTCGGAGAGGTGGATGTCGACCTCGTCGATGGCCTCGCCGATGGCCGGCAAGGCTGGCCAGCCGCGCGCTTCCCCAGGCAGGGGAAAGGCAGTGACGACGTGGGCCTCCGTTGGGCCGTACTGGTTTTCCAGGCGACAGCCGGGAAGGCCGTCGAAGAAGCGCCGCACGGTGTCGTTGACGCGTAGCTGCTCGCCGGCCGTGACCACCTCCTCGAGGGCCAGCGGCCGCGGCCGCTCACCGGCTTCCTCGGCCAGCCAATGGAGGGCCACGAAGGGCAGGAAAAGGCGCTGCACCCGATGCTTCGCGAGGTGATCGAGCAAGGCCGCCGGATCGCGCCGGGTCGCCTCGTCGACCAGCACCAACGTTCCGCCGACGCTCCAGGTGGCGAAGATCTCCTGGAATGAAACATCGAAGCTGGAAGGAGCGAACTGCAGGGTCCGGTCCCCCGGCCCGCTGCGACTCGCCTGCGCCTGCCAGCGCAGCAGGTTGACCAGCGGTCGATGGGGCATTCCCACCCCCTTCGGCCGCCCCGTCGAGCCGGAGGTGTACAGAATGTAGGCCAAGGACTCCCCATGGGCACCGTCGAGGGCTCCGTCATCGGCCTCCGCCGGCGTTGCCGCGGCGTCGATCCAGCTCACTCCGGGGGTCTCGAAGGCGGGCCGGGGACCGATCCCCAGGGCGACTCCCGCATCCTCCAGCATGAAGGACAGACGCTCCGCGGGATAGGACGGATCGAGGGGTAGACAAGCGCCGCCCGCGGCGAGCACTCCGAGGAGGGCGGCCAGGGCATCGGCACCGCGGCCCGCGGAAAGGGCCACCGGGACATCGGGCCCGACCCCCTGCGGGCGAAGCCAACGGCCCCAGCCCTCGGCGCGACGCGCCAGCGTGCCGTAGGACAGGCTCACCGCGCCGTCGATCAGGGCCAGCTCGTCCGGTGCCGTAGACGCACTCCGCAAGAACAGGCCGTAGAGAGTCTTCTCCTCGGCCCCGAGCCTCACACCACTTCCCATTGTTTCCAGAGATCTCCGCAGTCAATTTATTGCAATATGCGCACGGAAAGATTAGCATATAAACTCTGAAGTCAATATGAGAAGTTCTAATAAATTTTAATTCAATGAATTCTTGATCCGCTCCCCGATCTCGGAGAGTCGGACCAGGCCACGCGATCAATCCATCGGAGGATGCGAACCATGCAGGAAAGAACCATGGATGGAGAGTGTTGGGGCTATCAGCTCATCGTCGACTGCTTCGGCTGCGACTTCGACGTCTGCTGTGATCTCGACAAGGGATACGAGTTCCTCGACTCGATCTGCAACCACCTCGAGATGACCAAGCAGACCCAGCCTTACATCTTCAAGACCTGCGAAAACACCTTCCCGGGCAAGCCCGGCTACAGCGGCTGGGTTCCGATCATCGAGAGCGGAATCCAGATCCATACCTCCGCCAAGAATCAGTTCATCAGCGTCGACGTCTACTCCTGCAAGCCCTTCGATCTCGACGAGGTGGTGGCCTTCACCCGTCGTTGGTTCGAGCCCGCCCACGTCGACACGGCCTTTCTTCAGCGCGGTCGAGATTTTCGCCACCGGCAGCAGGTCGCGGCCGTCGCCCGTTGACCCTGCCGCCACCACCCGGTGGCCCCTGGTCCTTGTTCCACTGAACCTTCCATAAGGAGGAAAATGATGTTGTCTCA carries:
- a CDS encoding amino acid adenylation domain-containing protein: MRLGAEEKTLYGLFLRSASTAPDELALIDGAVSLSYGTLARRAEGWGRWLRPQGVGPDVPVALSAGRGADALAALLGVLAAGGACLPLDPSYPAERLSFMLEDAGVALGIGPRPAFETPGVSWIDAAATPAEADDGALDGAHGESLAYILYTSGSTGRPKGVGMPHRPLVNLLRWQAQASRSGPGDRTLQFAPSSFDVSFQEIFATWSVGGTLVLVDEATRRDPAALLDHLAKHRVQRLFLPFVALHWLAEEAGERPRPLALEEVVTAGEQLRVNDTVRRFFDGLPGCRLENQYGPTEAHVVTAFPLPGEARGWPALPAIGEAIDEVDIHLSDDAGGRAQEQGELLIGGQAPARGYLGRPALTAERFVPDPFSGRAGGRLYRTGDLARRAEVGGFEFLGRLDGQVKVRGFRVEVGEVEAALEDDPRVRAGAVKAVAGARQQRLVAYLVAAAEHSSRDLVAPLRQRLPDYMVPSAVVRLEALPLTPSGKVDRRALPVPDWRRDSLEGELVAPRDEREATIAAIWCEVLGLEEVGVEDDFFALGGHSLVATRLAARMGRALGREVELAALFEERTIAALARRFAGPAEAGSDSYPELIPRSAEEAPRHSFAQRRLWFLDRLDPQSTAYNVPLAVRLPTMASPAAVAAALGAIVARHRVLRTTFPEDESLGERRDVLETLPEIDLTALPPDCGAEEERRAARWLVGEPFDLAAGPLLRAALLHSAAGRTLFLVQHHIITDGWSLEVLVGELKQLLQGAALPALGLQYDDYAAWQRRWLAGERRRRLLARWRRRLADLEPLELPTDRRRNALPGGRGAVWRFPFPEDLGKGLVAFAEGRGETPFMVLLAVFQACLGRWTGRRDLAVGSPVAGRRRPELEGLLGFFVNTLVLRAELPPEAAFADLLTATRRRSLAAFADQDLPFEELVEALAPVRDLRQTPLVQVLFVLQNLPRPALELSPLGELAEDAVPAKLDLTFEVEQVGDRFRGRFEYRPELFDEVTMRRWAEAYLRLLSAGVEAPDQRLAELPLLSPAQRHQLLHELATAPVAPSPRTYPELVRRWVDATPDALAWSDGVEQQSFADLWRLSGRMARQLRRHGIGRESLVALVLSGGAPWAISALAVWRAGGAFVPVDPAYPAERIAWMMEDSGARWAIATGAVEAFAGEVFSFADLCRSVPPQEIEDSPTTVDDLAYVIYTSGSTGRPKGTQVSHRGLGAFAAEMAQHFAAQPGARVLQMASPSFDASVAELLMSWASGATLVFAPAEERLPGRNLEALLSRRQISHLTVPPSALAAMDPAALPGLSTVLVAGEACPPETARRWASGRCFVNAYGPTETTICASFEVVAGPPKAAQRPPIGRPLAGFRARVLDAGLRPVPLGSPGELYLAGTALARGYLDRPRRTAESFRPDPWGQGERLYRTGDLVRWLPAGGLDFLGRADDQVKVRGFRVELGEVEARLTALPALADGAVVAVGEGDRRRLVAYAVPHREAMPEEAEEARLRAELAARLPAFMVPSRILLRDHLPRTPNGKLDRRALARQPLERAAESATGSGPRTVSEAALVEIWQELLELETVDVAASFFDLGGHSLLATRMLGRVRQHFGVDLPVAELFEEPTVVGLARRLEAAPPTALGQPLRPLPEDAAIPASSAQQRLWFLDELSPGDPSYNIPLALTLEGAVDGAALAAAWNALRRRHRVLRTVFQEDDGRPWQRVVAWSRQTVPEVSLVALPESRRRREALRLATAEAERPFDLRSGPLARVLLLRLADQRHELLINQHHSVSDGASTAILLADLRHLYGLATGADGPPLPPLELHYGDYAAWQQERLAATDLADSLAWWRRQLAALPPLELPFDRPRPAIPETASRHCAVTIPEDLRVAIETRAQALGVTPFMVLAAALSAFLGRLTGRRRPAFGTPVSGRDRPELDGLLGFFVNTLVLVPDLAAADTGEAFLRAVGRLVLEAHRHREVPFDRLVEELAPERDPGRSPLFQVMFALRDEELASPPWAGALEVAGRTLDSGREKFDLTLMVATGDGPWEAQWSWRRCLFDDTTVQRWGRQWLRLLSALVHQPATPVQRLPLLSAGQRHQVLREWNDRARRPLEGDSLLALVERWVRDHPQAVAVVEGDLSLTYGELDRRSASLARELLRRGLEPAERVAILWPRSADWVVAMLAVVKAGGAYVPLDPAHPETMLRFFLQDAGCRWLIADTTPTWSSGRQAVLTSDEIRRLVAEPSPGAPTLPAPPGAPSLPAPPGGDDLLYVMYTSGSTGRPKGVMVTHRGVDRLVRENRFLALGPGDRMAQGSNVSFDAATLEIWGALVAGATLVVLEPDVTLSPARLQRALQDHQVTSLFLTTALLHEVAREAPETLAGLEHVLTGGEGLDPALSWKLLALGAAAPEVINGYGPTETTTYASTESLAGSLPVTPVVGGGGARAATPHHNHQPDRAAGPRGAARARRHGGAGRA
- a CDS encoding S-adenosylmethionine decarboxylase, translating into MDGECWGYQLIVDCFGCDFDVCCDLDKGYEFLDSICNHLEMTKQTQPYIFKTCENTFPGKPGYSGWVPIIESGIQIHTSAKNQFISVDVYSCKPFDLDEVVAFTRRWFEPAHVDTAFLQRGRDFRHRQQVAAVAR